CGTCCTCGCCGTTGACGCCGGTGTTGCCGATGTGCGGGGCGGTCTGCACCACCACCTGGCGGTGGTAGGACGGGTCGGTCAGGGTCTCCTGGTAGCCGGTCATGCCGGTGTTGAAGACCGCCTCGCCGAAGGTCTCCCCGACGCTGCCGTACGCCTCGCCGTGGAAGGTGCGCCCGTCCTCGAGGACGAGGATCGCTGATCGTCTCCGGGTCACTTGATTGCCTTTCCGTCCAGGACCGTCGGCTCGCCGCGCAGGAAGGTCGCCACGATGCGACCCGGCAGCGTCATGCGGGCGTACGGGGTGTTGCGGCTGCGGCTGGCCAGCTCGGCCGGTTCGATGACGCGGCGGGCGGCCGGGTCGACCAGGGTCAGGTTGGCCGGCACCCCGGGGGCGGGGTCGAGGCCGTGCCCGGTCAGGCCGGCGATCCGGGCCGGGGCCCGGGACATCCGCTCGGCGATCAGGTCCCACTGCGGGCCGAGCACGTCGAGGGCGATGGAGAGCGCCGTCTCCAGGCCGAGCATCCCCGGCCGGGCGTACGCCCACTCGCACTCCTTGTCCTCCACGGCGTGCGGGGCGTGGTCGGTGGCGATGATGTCGATCACGCCCTCGGCGAGGGCGGCGCGGAGCGCGGCGATGTCGGTGGCCGTCCGCAGCGGCGGGTTGACCTTGTAGACCGGGTCGTACGTCTCGGCGTGAGCGTCGGTGAGCAGCAGGTGGTGCGGGGTGACCTCGGCGGTGACCTTCACCCCGCGCGCCTTGGCCTGGCGCAGCACCTCGACGCTGCCGGCGGTGGAGACGTGGCAGACGTGCAGTCGGCTGCCGACGTGCTCGGCGAGCAGCACGTCCCGGGCGATGATCGCCTCCTCGGCGACCGCCGGCCAGCCGGTCAGCCCGAGCCGGGTGGAGACCTCGCCCTCGTGCATCTGCGCGCCCTCGGTGAGCCGGGGCTCCTCGGCGTGCTGGGCGATGATCCCGTCGAACGCCTTGACGTACTCCAACGCCCGGCGCATCAGCTTCGGGTCGGCGACGCAGTGCCCGTCGTCGGAGAAGATCCGCACCCGGGCCGCCGAGTCGGCCATCGCGCCCAGCTCGGCGAGCTGCTCGCCGGCCAGGCCGACGGTGACCGCGCCGATCGGCTGCACGTCGACCAGCCCGGCCTCCCGGCCGAGCCGCCAGACCTGCTCGACCACGCCGGCGGTGTCGGCGACCGGGGAGGTGTTGGCCATCGCGCAGACCGCCGTGTAGCCGCCGAGCGCCGCCGCCCGGGACCCGGTCTCCACGGTCTCGGCGTCCTCCCGGCCGGGCTCGCGCAGGTGGGTGTGCAGGTCGACCAGGCCGGGCAGGGCGACCAGCCCGGTGCCGTCGAGCACGGTGGCGTCCGGCGCGCTGAGCGCGGCGCCGGTCTCCGCGACGACGCCGTCGCGGATCAGCAGGTCGGTCGGCTCCGCGCCGACCACGCTCACGCTCTTGATCAGGTACGCGGTCACCGGTTGTTCCCTCCGAGCAGCAGATAGAGGACGGCCATCCGCACGGAGACCCCGTTGGCGACCTGTTCGACGATGGTGGAGCGGGGTGAGTCGG
This genomic interval from Micromonospora sp. CCTCC AA 2012012 contains the following:
- a CDS encoding dihydroorotase — its product is MTAYLIKSVSVVGAEPTDLLIRDGVVAETGAALSAPDATVLDGTGLVALPGLVDLHTHLREPGREDAETVETGSRAAALGGYTAVCAMANTSPVADTAGVVEQVWRLGREAGLVDVQPIGAVTVGLAGEQLAELGAMADSAARVRIFSDDGHCVADPKLMRRALEYVKAFDGIIAQHAEEPRLTEGAQMHEGEVSTRLGLTGWPAVAEEAIIARDVLLAEHVGSRLHVCHVSTAGSVEVLRQAKARGVKVTAEVTPHHLLLTDAHAETYDPVYKVNPPLRTATDIAALRAALAEGVIDIIATDHAPHAVEDKECEWAYARPGMLGLETALSIALDVLGPQWDLIAERMSRAPARIAGLTGHGLDPAPGVPANLTLVDPAARRVIEPAELASRSRNTPYARMTLPGRIVATFLRGEPTVLDGKAIK